Proteins encoded together in one Euwallacea similis isolate ESF13 chromosome 12, ESF131.1, whole genome shotgun sequence window:
- the LOC136412622 gene encoding uncharacterized protein — protein MKVLTLILLVVVTIQLAHSFIIQIDRGNPACIWYWYPRYPKNTPVGGPTTGTTVTQSITPINAAASVAVSMAASVTGSATVSGGIETTTAAINAGEAEDLGT, from the exons atgaaagtGCTAACTTTAATATTGTTAGTAGTGGTGACGATACAACTG GCCCACAGTTTTATCATACAAATTGATCGAGGAAACCCCGCATGTATATGGTATTGGTACCCCCGGTACCCCAAGAATACTCCTGTTGGAGGACCTACCACTG gcACCACAGTAACCCAGTCGATCACTCCTATTAATGCAGCTGCAAGTGTTGCAGTTTCAATGGCAGCGTCAGTTACAGGCAGTGCAACAGTCAGCGGAGGAATTGAAACAACAACTGCAGCCATAAATGCAGGAGAAGCTGAGGATTTGGGTAcctaa
- the LOC136412570 gene encoding uncharacterized protein, translating into MYYSAPFLLLSMVLVVGNAQFSQFVPQFSESSLQSPYGNPLQQSFYPFKMGGYQLLRPPPPHMHNPFSNVFNEKGEKLNCRMVCSPMDDLDEINETNAKKESGENKVGKKENDT; encoded by the exons ATGTACTACAGTGCTCCGTTTCTGTTACTCTCGATGGTGTTG GTAGTGGGAAACGCCCAATTCTCCCAATTCGTTCCTCAATTCTCTGAATCTTCTCTGCAATCCCCCTACGGAAATCCGCTTCAGCAGTCCTTTTATCCGTTCAAAATGGGTGGTTATCAACTGTTGAGGCCACCTCCACCTCACATGCACAATCCCTTCAGCAACGTTTTCAACGAGAAAGGAGAAAAGCTGAATTGCAGGATGGTTTGTTCTCCAATGGACGATTTAGATGAAATTAACGAGACCAATGCGAAGAAGGAGAGTGGAGAGAATAAAGTcggaaaaaaggaaaatgatacataa